The following are encoded in a window of Glandiceps talaboti chromosome 5, keGlaTala1.1, whole genome shotgun sequence genomic DNA:
- the LOC144435562 gene encoding serine/threonine-protein kinase SBK1-like, which yields MRNMNYASCKLSDHVCDKMLTLIQVDEYYETVKELGRGTYGRVDLAIYKETGLEVALKHMPKKSTKFKDFQREFTLGHCLSVHPNIINSYDVAFETATTYTFAQEYAPYGDLFESIPPQKGLPEDVAKQCIQQIASAIDFIHGKNIVHRDIKPENVLLFRQDCSNVKLMDFGMTRRTGTHVRKISGSIPYTPPEICEAVKNEGFYVECSQDVWAFGVLLFCILTGNFPWETAVTDDPYFLEYSQWQKRKTNTVPTQWRKFTPRLMRVFRKILDIKPEKRCSAREIYKYLSDDWIQREMEPLPQQDTFRRYSKSMDELSVLLEAHGVNTAADPKGREKMTSEWVLSTMETNNKRGAENIVAIGTPPEYRHQYRPALAELDDKKDSLPSEMERTGQPNDGHRFARKILSKLRRSKEIISPS from the coding sequence CGAGGTACATATGGTCGAGTTGATCTAGCTATATATAAAGAAACGGGGCTGGAAGTAGCACTAAAGCACATGCCAAAGAAGTCCACGAAGTTTAAAGATTTCCAGCGTGAATTTACATTGGGACATTGTTTATCAGTACATCCTAATATCATTAACTCTTATGACGTTGCTTTTGAAACTGCCACTACGTACACATTTGCTCAGGAATATGCTCCATACGGTGATCTATTTGAATCCATACCACCCCAGAAAGGTCTTCCTGAAGACGTGGCTAAACAATGCATACAGCAGATTGCTTCGGCTATTGACTTTATCCATGGTAAGAACATTGTGCACAGAGATATCAAACCCGAAAACGTCTTGCTTTTTAGACAAGACTGTTCCAATGTCAAACTAATGGACTTTGGCATGACGAGACGGACAGGAACACATGTAAGGAAAATTAGTGGTAGTATACCATATACTCCACCGGAAATTTGCGAAGCAGTTAAAAACGAAGGATTTTATGTGGAATGCAGCCAAGACGTGTGGGCATTTGGTGTTCTCTTGTTCTGTATATTGACTGGCAACTTTCCATGGGAAACTGCTGTTACTGACGATCCCTACTTCTTAGAATACTCACAATGGCAAAAGCGTAAAACTAACACCGTTCCTACGCAGTGGAGAAAATTTACTCCCCGACTTATGCGAGTGTTCAGGAAAATCTTAGACATCAAACCAGAAAAGCGATGCTCTGCCAGAGAAATTTATAAATATCTTTCTGACGATTGGATACAAAGGGAAATGGAACCACTTCCTCAGCAAGACACGTTTCGACGTTATAGTAAGTCCATGGATGAATTGAGTGTGCTGTTAGAAGCACATGGTGTTAACACCGCAGCTGATCCCAAGGGTAGAGAAAAAATGACAAGTGAATGGGTGTTATCGACCATGGAAACAAACAATAAACGCGGTGCTGAAAACATTGTAGCCATCGGGACACCACCTGAATATCGTCATCAGTATAGGCCTGCTTTGGCCGAGCTAGACGATAAGAAAGATAGTCTTCCGAGTGAAATGGAAAGAACTGGCCAACCAAATGATGGACATCGATTCGCTAGGAAAATACTATCTAAACTAAGACGATCTAAAGAAATCATATCTCCATCTTGA